A single window of Shewanella sp. Choline-02u-19 DNA harbors:
- the fliG gene encoding flagellar motor switch protein FliG, with product MTNNIGVEGKTVAPAAGFKAQDLTGVEKTAILLLSLSESDAASILKHLEPKQVQKVGMAMAAMQDFGQEKVIGVHKLFLDDIQKYSSIGFNSEEFVRKALTAALGEDKAGNLIEQIIMGSGAKGLDSLKWMDARQVATIIQNEHPQIQTIVLSYLEPDQAAEIFAQFPENTRLDLMMRIANLEEVQPAALQELNDIMEKQFAGQGGAQAAKMGGLKAAANIMNYLDTGVESHLMETMRESDEEMAQQIQDLMFVFENLSDVDDMGIQVLLREVQQDVLMKALKGTDDQLKEKLLSNMSKRAAELLRDDLEAMGPIRISEVEVAQKEILSIARRLSESGELMLGGGSGEEFL from the coding sequence ATGACAAATAATATTGGTGTAGAGGGCAAAACCGTTGCGCCTGCTGCAGGTTTTAAAGCTCAAGATTTAACGGGTGTTGAAAAAACGGCCATATTGCTCCTGAGCCTAAGTGAAAGTGATGCAGCTTCTATTTTGAAACACCTTGAGCCTAAGCAGGTACAAAAGGTGGGTATGGCAATGGCAGCCATGCAAGATTTTGGACAAGAGAAAGTCATTGGCGTGCATAAGCTATTCTTGGATGACATCCAAAAGTACTCTTCTATCGGTTTTAACAGTGAAGAGTTTGTGCGTAAGGCGCTTACTGCTGCGCTTGGCGAAGATAAAGCCGGCAATCTTATCGAACAGATTATTATGGGCAGTGGGGCTAAAGGTCTCGATTCACTTAAGTGGATGGACGCGCGTCAAGTCGCGACCATTATCCAAAATGAGCACCCACAAATTCAAACGATTGTGTTGTCTTATCTTGAGCCCGACCAAGCGGCAGAAATTTTTGCCCAGTTCCCAGAAAATACTCGTTTAGACTTAATGATGCGTATTGCCAACCTCGAAGAGGTGCAACCTGCCGCGCTGCAAGAGCTTAACGATATTATGGAGAAACAGTTTGCTGGCCAAGGTGGCGCACAAGCCGCCAAGATGGGTGGCCTGAAAGCGGCTGCTAACATTATGAACTACCTCGATACTGGCGTTGAAAGTCACTTGATGGAAACCATGCGCGAGTCTGATGAAGAGATGGCACAGCAGATCCAAGACTTAATGTTTGTCTTTGAAAACCTAAGCGATGTGGACGATATGGGCATTCAGGTATTGCTTAGAGAAGTGCAGCAAGATGTGTTGATGAAGGCGCTAAAAGGCACAGATGATCAACTCAAAGAGAAGTTACTGAGTAACATGTCTAAACGTGCCGCTGAACTGCTGCGTGATGATTTAGAGGCGATGGGTCCAATTCGAATTAGTGAAGTGGAAGTTGCTCAAAAAGAGATTTTATCAATTGCACGACGTCTGAGTGAAAGTGGTGAGTTGATGCTCGGTGGCGGCAGTGGTGAAGAGTTCTTATAA
- the fliH gene encoding flagellar assembly protein FliH gives MADPKEPKGVTVNTTDEFGHWDLPDITEEIDSSSLNMFGRHGLHVDVDNETEIEAILPPTLTEIEDIRAHAEQEGFVQGQENGHAEGLEKGRLEGLEQGHTEGFEQGQEQGYEAGLQASAEILQRFEALLTQFEQPLSILDTEIEKELLSTSMSLAKAVIGHELKTHPEHILSALRQGVDSLPIKEQKVNIRLSPDDESLVTDLYTAAQLERNRWDIEADPSLSAGDCIIHSLRSHIDMTVDTRIQHVFFELEKSQQDLLQRKEQQEEALLNQRLSSQTAAAAEVATATVQPSQDQPPVTEGEHANTPTPTAQ, from the coding sequence ATGGCTGATCCTAAAGAGCCCAAAGGGGTAACCGTCAATACCACTGATGAGTTTGGTCATTGGGACCTTCCCGATATTACAGAAGAGATTGATAGCTCATCGCTGAATATGTTTGGTCGACATGGCTTGCATGTTGACGTAGACAATGAGACCGAAATTGAAGCGATTTTACCGCCAACGCTGACCGAAATTGAAGATATCCGTGCTCACGCCGAGCAAGAAGGCTTTGTACAGGGTCAAGAAAATGGCCATGCCGAAGGGCTTGAAAAGGGCCGCTTAGAGGGACTGGAGCAAGGCCATACTGAAGGTTTTGAGCAGGGACAAGAGCAAGGTTATGAAGCGGGTCTGCAGGCATCTGCTGAGATACTACAAAGATTCGAAGCATTACTCACCCAATTTGAACAGCCGCTGAGTATATTAGATACTGAAATTGAAAAAGAGCTGTTGTCGACATCAATGAGCTTGGCTAAAGCGGTGATTGGTCATGAGCTTAAAACGCATCCTGAGCATATTTTGAGCGCGCTGCGTCAAGGCGTTGACTCACTGCCGATCAAAGAGCAGAAAGTGAATATTCGATTGTCACCAGACGATGAATCTTTAGTCACCGATTTATACACTGCTGCGCAATTGGAACGCAACCGATGGGACATTGAAGCCGACCCCAGTTTATCGGCAGGTGATTGCATCATCCATAGTCTCCGTAGCCATATTGATATGACCGTGGATACGCGTATTCAGCATGTATTTTTTGAACTAGAGAAAAGCCAACAAGATCTGTTGCAGCGCAAAGAGCAACAAGAAGAGGCGTTACTTAACCAGCGTCTGAGCAGTCAAACCGCAGCGGCTGCAGAAGTCGCCACTGCGACGGTACAGCCCTCACAAGATCAGCCTCCAGTAACCGAAGGTGAACATGCCAACACGCCAACACCGACTGCGCAGTAA
- the fliI gene encoding flagellar protein export ATPase FliI — MPTRQHRLRSKLAQHHKKINPFVAEASGQLVRVVGLTLEATGCRASVGSLCSIETMTGDLVAEVIGFDDDLLYLMPIEELNGVLPGAKVTPLGQQSGLSVGLALLGRVLDGSGVPIDGLGNLQTDQKAPTHTTAINPLARRAISEPLDVGVRAINSMLTVGKGQRMGLFAGSGVGKSVLLGMMTRGTNADIIVVGLVGERGREVKEFIEEILGPEGRARSVVVAAPADTSPLMRLRACETSTRIAEYFRDMGYSVLLLMDSLTRYAQAQREIALAVGEPPATKGYPPSVFAKLPKLVERAGNGGGKQGSITAFYTVLTEGDDLQDPIADASRAILDGHIVLSRSLADSGHYPAIDIEASISRVAPMVISTAHLEAMRRVKQVYSLYQQNKDLISIGAYTQGSDPRIDNAIRLQPAMNAFLRQTMKDTITFESSELMLSQLGAQCHV; from the coding sequence ATGCCAACACGCCAACACCGACTGCGCAGTAAACTGGCGCAGCACCACAAAAAAATTAACCCTTTTGTAGCAGAAGCCAGCGGGCAACTCGTGCGAGTGGTGGGTTTGACGCTCGAAGCAACGGGTTGTCGGGCTTCGGTTGGCAGTCTTTGCTCCATCGAAACCATGACGGGTGATTTAGTCGCTGAAGTGATTGGTTTTGACGATGATTTACTTTACCTGATGCCAATCGAAGAACTCAACGGTGTGTTGCCTGGCGCTAAAGTGACGCCATTGGGTCAGCAGTCTGGCCTGAGTGTGGGTTTGGCATTGTTAGGGCGAGTGCTCGATGGCAGTGGCGTACCAATAGATGGTTTAGGCAATCTACAAACCGATCAAAAAGCCCCTACACATACAACCGCAATCAATCCACTAGCAAGGCGAGCGATAAGTGAGCCACTCGATGTTGGTGTTCGCGCGATCAACTCGATGTTGACCGTCGGTAAAGGCCAACGAATGGGCTTGTTTGCCGGTTCTGGTGTGGGTAAAAGTGTGCTGTTAGGCATGATGACGCGAGGCACTAACGCTGACATTATTGTGGTGGGGTTAGTGGGCGAGCGTGGCCGAGAAGTCAAAGAGTTCATCGAAGAGATCTTGGGGCCAGAAGGACGTGCCCGCTCAGTCGTGGTGGCAGCGCCTGCTGATACTTCGCCCCTGATGCGACTTCGTGCTTGTGAAACATCGACTCGAATTGCCGAGTATTTTCGTGATATGGGTTATAGCGTACTGTTACTGATGGATAGCCTAACCCGTTATGCTCAAGCGCAGCGAGAGATCGCGTTAGCGGTGGGTGAACCCCCTGCGACGAAAGGATATCCGCCTTCAGTATTTGCTAAACTCCCCAAACTTGTTGAACGCGCAGGAAACGGCGGCGGCAAGCAAGGCTCAATAACGGCGTTTTACACCGTGCTCACCGAGGGCGATGATCTGCAAGATCCAATCGCTGATGCATCGCGCGCCATTCTTGATGGCCATATTGTGTTGTCACGCTCGCTTGCGGATTCAGGGCATTACCCTGCTATTGATATTGAAGCGTCAATTAGCCGTGTTGCACCTATGGTGATTAGCACCGCGCATTTAGAAGCTATGCGCCGTGTTAAGCAGGTGTATTCGCTTTATCAACAGAATAAAGATCTGATTTCAATTGGTGCTTACACTCAGGGAAGCGATCCTCGTATCGATAACGCTATCCGCTTGCAACCTGCGATGAATGCATTTTTGCGACAAACCATGAAAGATACCATTACCTTCGAAAGTAGTGAGTTAATGTTGAGTCAACTCGGTGCACAATGTCATGTCTAG
- the fliJ gene encoding flagellar export protein FliJ encodes MAKVDPLLTVLKLTKDAEEQASLQLRTAQLELQRRQTQLKALQDYRLDYMKQMELQQGKQISASYYHQFHQFVRQIDNAIVQQVNTVQEALTQQQHRQSYWQEKQQKRKAVELLLAKKADAAQLAEQRREQKMVDEFASQQFYQKSRR; translated from the coding sequence ATGGCTAAAGTGGATCCACTTCTTACCGTACTTAAGCTCACTAAAGATGCGGAAGAGCAAGCATCGCTACAACTGCGTACCGCTCAGTTAGAGCTGCAGCGTAGGCAAACGCAATTAAAAGCGCTGCAGGACTATCGTTTAGATTACATGAAACAGATGGAGCTGCAGCAAGGAAAACAAATTAGCGCGAGCTATTACCATCAGTTCCACCAGTTTGTGCGCCAAATTGATAACGCCATTGTGCAGCAAGTTAACACGGTGCAAGAAGCGCTCACTCAACAACAACACCGTCAAAGCTATTGGCAAGAGAAACAACAAAAACGTAAGGCGGTAGAGTTATTGCTGGCTAAAAAAGCCGATGCAGCACAACTTGCAGAGCAACGTAGAGAACAAAAAATGGTAGACGAGTTTGCATCGCAACAGTTTTACCAAAAATCCCGTCGATAG
- a CDS encoding flagellar hook-length control protein FliK, with protein MQQMTNILLSSADASAAKKVSPNSQPELNADGDNFSAALEKASQMDPAPNAEHKNEQGNTDTPSTNATTQNSTVAASNGKAEDAEVSDDVSQVLAQINLANNFPSDAESQSMVAADGETLPLVDDMQIAQEKGVKEGDLSADTSTDLPDEMSDEILQALSFQSGISEVALRNMPAQDLNDLLAQSQILGADGELLSQYAITSAPLTATSASTSTSTDAARAQAVNDDPKLANAVQTGNELTSPTSKADSRDILGKEAAMQAATEQGGTQRAEIEKGVSAKSALGDANNMTAATEQLKGAELSVRLTPIQMGLEANLASGSATLSTEEIKTAAGLQAHNLQIQQSLTRAEPQQIQLSLKQHADQATQMQEMIQRFSPVMKQQLITMVSQGVQHAEIRLDPAELGSMIVRIQVQGDTTQVQFQVSQHQTRDLIEQAMPRLREMLAEQGMQLTDGQVSQDNGGNEQAFQGDRDSQGQSHSEMDEISAEDRVVGTNLASSAASGIDYYA; from the coding sequence ATGCAGCAGATGACCAATATATTACTCAGTAGCGCTGATGCCAGTGCTGCAAAAAAGGTGAGCCCTAACAGTCAGCCTGAACTTAATGCCGATGGCGACAATTTCTCAGCAGCCTTAGAAAAAGCCAGCCAAATGGATCCTGCGCCAAATGCAGAGCACAAAAATGAGCAAGGTAACACTGACACCCCATCAACAAATGCTACCACTCAAAACAGTACGGTAGCAGCGTCAAACGGTAAGGCAGAAGACGCTGAGGTGAGTGATGACGTTAGCCAAGTGCTAGCACAAATTAACCTTGCCAATAACTTCCCCAGCGATGCAGAAAGTCAATCGATGGTTGCCGCTGACGGCGAAACCTTGCCGTTAGTCGATGATATGCAAATAGCGCAAGAAAAGGGCGTTAAAGAGGGGGATTTATCTGCCGATACGAGCACTGACTTACCCGATGAAATGTCTGATGAAATATTGCAAGCGTTAAGCTTTCAAAGTGGTATTTCTGAAGTTGCACTTCGCAATATGCCAGCACAAGATCTCAACGATTTATTAGCACAGAGTCAAATACTGGGTGCTGATGGTGAGCTTTTATCGCAATACGCCATCACATCAGCGCCATTGACTGCAACATCAGCATCAACATCAACATCAACCGATGCCGCAAGAGCCCAAGCGGTCAACGACGATCCTAAACTCGCCAATGCCGTTCAAACGGGCAATGAACTGACAAGCCCAACGAGTAAAGCCGATAGTCGAGATATTTTAGGCAAAGAAGCGGCGATGCAAGCAGCTACAGAGCAGGGCGGAACGCAACGAGCTGAGATAGAAAAAGGGGTGAGCGCTAAATCTGCGCTGGGCGATGCTAACAATATGACTGCCGCGACAGAGCAGTTAAAAGGCGCCGAGCTTTCCGTTAGGTTAACGCCCATTCAGATGGGGCTAGAGGCCAATCTCGCCAGTGGCAGTGCAACGTTATCGACTGAAGAGATTAAAACTGCTGCAGGCTTACAGGCACATAATTTACAAATACAGCAAAGTTTAACCCGTGCTGAGCCACAACAAATACAACTTTCACTTAAACAGCATGCGGACCAAGCCACACAGATGCAGGAGATGATCCAGCGATTTTCGCCGGTAATGAAGCAGCAATTAATCACCATGGTGAGTCAAGGTGTTCAACACGCTGAAATTCGCTTAGATCCGGCGGAGCTTGGCAGCATGATTGTACGCATTCAGGTGCAAGGCGATACTACCCAAGTACAGTTTCAAGTCTCACAACATCAAACACGTGATTTAATTGAGCAAGCAATGCCAAGATTACGTGAAATGCTGGCTGAACAGGGTATGCAATTGACCGATGGTCAGGTGTCTCAAGATAACGGTGGCAATGAACAAGCTTTCCAAGGTGATAGAGACAGCCAAGGCCAAAGTCACTCTGAAATGGACGAAATTTCAGCAGAAGATCGAGTTGTTGGCACAAATCTAGCTTCTAGTGCCGCATCAGGTATAGATTATTATGCATAA
- the fliL gene encoding flagellar basal body-associated protein FliL, with the protein MAEEQSLELEVNDEPKSKKKLILFGSIAVALFIVIAVTLWMLLSGDAEQSSEGQPTAAEETANQGEAFYAAMPRPFLFNLPGNGRTRLVEIKVQLMVRGKDDDVLIKKHIPLIEDALLTTFSGADVQKLSTQAGKDEMRLLALLNVQNTLQPIVGRKVVEKVLFTGFVMQ; encoded by the coding sequence ATGGCAGAAGAACAATCATTAGAGCTCGAGGTTAATGACGAGCCCAAAAGTAAGAAAAAGTTAATCTTGTTTGGCAGTATTGCTGTGGCACTTTTCATTGTTATAGCGGTGACGCTATGGATGTTATTGAGCGGTGATGCTGAACAGAGCTCGGAGGGTCAACCTACCGCAGCAGAAGAGACTGCAAATCAGGGGGAAGCCTTTTACGCTGCTATGCCACGACCGTTCTTATTTAACTTGCCAGGCAACGGCCGCACGCGACTTGTTGAAATCAAAGTGCAGTTGATGGTGCGCGGTAAGGACGATGATGTATTGATTAAAAAGCACATTCCACTGATTGAAGACGCACTACTGACCACATTTAGTGGTGCGGATGTGCAAAAACTCAGTACCCAAGCAGGCAAAGATGAGATGCGTTTGTTAGCCCTGCTGAATGTGCAAAACACCTTGCAGCCCATTGTTGGTCGTAAAGTGGTTGAAAAAGTATTATTTACCGGCTTTGTGATGCAGTAA
- the fliM gene encoding flagellar motor switch protein FliM: MSDLLSQDEIDALLHGVDDVEEDMIQDDELDARSYDFSSQDRIVRGRMPTLEIVNERFARHLRISMFNMMRRAAEVSINGVQMLKFGEYVHTLFVPTSLNMVRFSPLKGTALITMEARLVFILVDNFFGGDGRFHAKIEGREFTPTERRIVQLLLKIIFEDYKEAWAPVMDVEFDYLDSEVNPAMANIVSPTEVVVVSSFHIEVDGGGGDFHITMPYSMIEPIRELLDAGVQSDTQDTDMRWSQALRDEIMDVDVGIDATVVEHQLTLREVLEFKAGDVIPVELPEYIVLKVEDLPTYRCKMGKTKENLALKICEKIPRPETAKTELQLVTHKGKPRERSEI, encoded by the coding sequence GTGAGTGATTTATTAAGCCAAGACGAAATTGATGCGCTACTACACGGTGTAGATGACGTTGAAGAGGACATGATTCAGGACGACGAGCTTGATGCACGTTCTTATGATTTCTCTTCGCAAGACCGTATTGTACGTGGCCGAATGCCAACGCTTGAGATTGTTAACGAGCGCTTTGCTCGCCACTTGCGCATTAGCATGTTTAACATGATGCGCCGAGCGGCGGAAGTGTCGATCAATGGTGTGCAAATGCTCAAGTTTGGTGAGTACGTTCATACCCTGTTTGTACCGACCAGTTTAAACATGGTGCGCTTTAGTCCATTAAAAGGCACGGCGTTGATCACCATGGAAGCGAGATTGGTGTTTATCTTGGTCGATAACTTTTTTGGAGGTGATGGACGATTCCACGCCAAAATTGAAGGTCGAGAATTTACCCCAACTGAGCGCCGTATTGTTCAATTGCTGCTAAAAATCATTTTTGAAGATTATAAAGAAGCGTGGGCGCCAGTAATGGATGTTGAGTTTGATTATCTCGACTCTGAAGTTAACCCAGCTATGGCGAACATCGTCAGCCCGACGGAGGTCGTGGTGGTGAGTTCATTCCATATCGAAGTGGATGGCGGCGGCGGAGATTTTCATATCACCATGCCGTATTCCATGATTGAGCCTATCCGCGAGTTACTCGATGCGGGCGTGCAAAGTGATACTCAAGATACGGACATGCGTTGGTCTCAGGCGCTACGAGATGAGATCATGGACGTAGATGTGGGTATTGATGCCACCGTGGTGGAACATCAACTGACCCTGCGTGAAGTGCTTGAGTTCAAAGCGGGCGATGTTATTCCCGTTGAACTGCCTGAATATATTGTTTTAAAAGTTGAAGATCTTCCCACTTATCGTTGTAAGATGGGGAAAACAAAAGAGAATCTTGCATTAAAGATTTGCGAAAAAATTCCTAGACCGGAAACGGCTAAGACAGAGTTGCAGTTGGTTACGCATAAAGGTAAGCCACGCGAACGTTCTGAGATATAA
- the fliN gene encoding flagellar motor switch protein FliN: protein MSTDTGDDWAAAMAEQAIEEAQAVELDEFSSDAAHFSQEEASKLDAIMDIPVTISMEVGRSFINIRNLLQLNQGSVVELDRIAGEPLDVMVNGTLIAHGEVVVVNDKFGIRLTDVISQTERIKKLK from the coding sequence ATGAGTACAGATACAGGTGATGATTGGGCTGCAGCAATGGCTGAGCAAGCAATTGAAGAAGCACAAGCAGTTGAACTTGATGAGTTTAGTAGCGATGCTGCTCATTTCAGTCAAGAGGAAGCGTCAAAACTCGATGCGATAATGGACATTCCGGTGACTATTTCGATGGAAGTAGGCCGCAGTTTTATCAATATTCGTAATTTGCTGCAGTTAAACCAAGGCTCGGTGGTTGAATTAGACCGTATCGCTGGCGAGCCATTGGATGTCATGGTCAATGGTACGTTAATCGCCCACGGTGAGGTGGTTGTGGTCAATGACAAGTTTGGTATTCGTTTAACCGACGTTATTAGCCAAACTGAGCGCATTAAAAAGCTTAAATAG
- the fliO gene encoding flagellar biosynthetic protein FliO codes for MSFQMVLASLASVAATAEKSAAPSSVATLASMVGGLIVVLLLIFALAYMVKRLNLVPSNQGVLKTIAVTPLGQKEKLVLVEVDGQQYLLGVTPHQVNLVDKLTTPVEQPKVSFADRLRQVKSSQ; via the coding sequence ATGAGTTTTCAGATGGTATTAGCAAGTCTTGCTAGCGTTGCCGCTACAGCAGAGAAATCGGCAGCGCCCTCAAGTGTTGCTACGCTTGCCAGTATGGTGGGAGGCCTAATTGTTGTTTTATTGCTGATTTTTGCCTTAGCTTATATGGTGAAGCGACTGAATCTAGTGCCTAGTAACCAAGGGGTGCTAAAAACCATCGCCGTTACGCCGCTGGGCCAAAAAGAAAAACTAGTGTTAGTTGAAGTCGATGGCCAGCAATATCTGCTCGGCGTCACACCTCATCAAGTCAATTTGGTCGATAAACTCACCACGCCAGTTGAGCAGCCTAAAGTCTCCTTTGCGGATCGATTACGTCAAGTGAAGTCGTCACAATGA
- the fliP gene encoding flagellar type III secretion system pore protein FliP (The bacterial flagellar biogenesis protein FliP forms a type III secretion system (T3SS)-type pore required for flagellar assembly.) encodes MLFVGLALSLLSPTALAATGILPAVTVSTGADGSTQYSVTMQILLLMTALSFIPAAVIMLTSFTRIIVVLSILRQAIGLQQAPSNQILIGISMFMTFFIMSPVFDKIYDQAVLPYIEQGMPIDQAFNTGKGPLKDFMLAQVRLTDLDTFIEISGYQNINEPEDAPMSVIIPAFITSELKTAFQIGFMLFVPFLVLDLVVASILMAMGMMMLSPMIVSLPFKIMLFVLVDGWSLVMGTLANSFGL; translated from the coding sequence ATGTTGTTTGTTGGGCTGGCGCTGTCTTTGCTCTCACCGACGGCCCTTGCTGCAACGGGGATTTTACCTGCCGTAACGGTGTCAACAGGGGCTGATGGCTCGACCCAATATTCGGTGACAATGCAGATTTTGCTGTTGATGACAGCGTTAAGCTTTATTCCTGCAGCGGTCATTATGTTGACTTCATTCACTCGTATTATTGTTGTCTTATCTATTTTGCGACAAGCGATTGGTCTACAACAGGCACCGTCGAATCAAATTCTAATCGGCATCAGTATGTTTATGACATTTTTTATTATGTCGCCGGTGTTCGATAAAATTTATGATCAAGCAGTATTGCCCTATATTGAACAGGGAATGCCAATCGATCAGGCGTTCAATACAGGTAAAGGGCCGTTAAAAGACTTTATGTTAGCGCAGGTTCGCTTAACTGATTTAGATACCTTTATTGAAATATCAGGTTATCAAAATATTAACGAGCCTGAAGATGCGCCAATGAGCGTGATTATTCCTGCCTTTATCACCAGTGAGCTGAAGACCGCATTCCAAATTGGTTTTATGTTATTCGTGCCATTCTTGGTATTAGATTTGGTGGTGGCCAGTATTTTGATGGCAATGGGTATGATGATGTTGTCGCCGATGATTGTCTCTTTGCCGTTTAAAATCATGCTGTTCGTATTGGTTGATGGCTGGAGCTTAGTCATGGGTACGTTAGCGAATAGTTTCGGATTATAG
- a CDS encoding flagellar biosynthetic protein FliQ, translating to MTPEALIDIFREALTVIVTMVSMIIVPGLIVGLVVAVFQAATSINEQTLSFLPRLLTTLFGLMFMGHLLVQTMMEFFLQMVNMIPQVIG from the coding sequence ATGACTCCAGAAGCCCTGATTGATATCTTTCGAGAAGCCCTTACCGTGATTGTCACCATGGTATCGATGATTATTGTACCAGGATTGATTGTGGGTTTGGTTGTTGCCGTTTTTCAGGCGGCGACCTCAATTAACGAACAAACATTGAGTTTCTTACCTCGTCTACTGACGACGTTATTTGGCTTGATGTTCATGGGCCATTTGCTGGTGCAAACCATGATGGAGTTCTTTTTGCAGATGGTGAATATGATCCCGCAG